In Lascolabacillus massiliensis, a single genomic region encodes these proteins:
- a CDS encoding tetratricopeptide repeat protein: MKLKYTVFTILLVILFQSLHSQTIDDAKSWYLDGRYADALPLLRSEYNENPKDAPLNQWLGVSLYKTGRLVEAEQYLKYASEKKIPEAYLALGELYSKLYRFDEAEKEFDKYQRANRRNNEALKKLEQAREDADRLKRYVSRTEDVQIIDSIVVPKAEFLSAYNLSSSSGSLLMADDFFEGQQNGGKTLYMNERKEKIYYSKGGNGSNSNLYTMEKLLDSFGNEKSLPESINDSGNQDYPFVMSDGLTIYFASTGHNSYGGYDIYATRYNLNTDTYLTPNQLNMPFNSPFNDYLLVIDEEKGVGWFASDRYQSEDSVCIYTYIPNERVTLLENDDISYMAKRAIISSIADSWREGIDYSSVIALAKEVSVSDEGVKGDFEFVINDRITYYTLSDFKSSNARSIFSQALGLSKQLEELKADLSSKRDQFANSSSTDSNLRAAILNLEKQADDLYKEIERLKIQARNDEIRNNFN, encoded by the coding sequence ATGAAATTGAAATATACAGTTTTTACAATCTTATTGGTCATTTTGTTCCAATCACTGCATTCTCAAACAATTGATGATGCCAAAAGCTGGTATCTCGATGGCCGTTATGCAGATGCACTGCCTCTGTTAAGATCCGAGTATAATGAAAATCCAAAGGACGCTCCACTAAATCAGTGGCTGGGTGTCAGTCTGTATAAAACCGGTCGCCTTGTTGAAGCTGAACAATACCTTAAATATGCATCAGAAAAAAAGATACCCGAAGCATATCTGGCACTTGGTGAATTGTATTCAAAATTGTATCGCTTTGATGAAGCAGAAAAGGAGTTCGACAAATATCAGCGTGCAAACCGCAGAAATAACGAAGCGCTTAAAAAACTTGAGCAGGCTCGTGAAGATGCCGACAGGCTTAAGAGGTATGTAAGCCGCACTGAAGATGTACAGATAATTGACAGTATAGTTGTTCCCAAGGCTGAGTTTTTATCTGCTTACAATCTAAGCAGCTCATCGGGATCTTTGCTGATGGCCGACGATTTCTTCGAAGGACAGCAAAATGGAGGAAAGACACTCTATATGAATGAGAGAAAGGAAAAGATTTACTACTCAAAAGGAGGAAATGGATCTAATTCCAATCTTTATACAATGGAGAAACTACTCGACTCATTTGGCAATGAAAAGTCGTTGCCGGAATCGATTAATGATTCAGGCAATCAGGATTATCCTTTTGTGATGAGTGATGGACTTACGATTTATTTTGCTTCTACAGGTCATAACTCTTATGGTGGTTATGATATCTATGCTACAAGATATAATCTCAATACAGACACATACCTGACGCCTAATCAGCTCAATATGCCTTTTAACTCTCCTTTCAATGATTACCTGCTTGTAATTGATGAAGAGAAGGGTGTGGGATGGTTTGCTTCGGACAGATATCAGTCAGAAGACTCTGTATGTATATATACCTATATTCCAAATGAGAGGGTTACTCTTTTGGAAAACGATGATATCTCTTATATGGCAAAACGTGCAATAATATCATCAATAGCCGACAGCTGGAGAGAAGGAATAGATTACAGTTCTGTAATTGCACTGGCAAAAGAGGTTTCTGTATCAGATGAGGGAGTGAAGGGGGACTTTGAATTTGTAATTAATGACAGGATTACATATTATACTCTCTCTGATTTTAAAAGCAGTAATGCCCGATCTATATTTTCTCAGGCACTTGGATTAAGTAAACAGCTTGAAGAATTAAAAGCTGATTTGAGCAGTAAACGCGATCAGTTTGCCAACAGCAGCTCTACAGATAGTAACCTGAGAGCAGCAATATTAAATCTTGAAAAGCAGGCTGATGATCTCTATAAAGAGATAGAGAGACTAAAAATTCAGGCAAGGAACGATGAAATACGTAATAATTTTAACTAA
- the guaA gene encoding glutamine-hydrolyzing GMP synthase: protein MHEKIIILDFGSQTTQLIGRRVRDLSTYCEIVPYNKFPFEDETVKGVILSGSPFSVNDHDAFKIDLKDIRGKYPVLGICYGAQLMVSESGGEVSQPDSREYGRAHLNIFESNDPLFANLSQNSEVWMSHGDTIVNAPENFTLTASTEDVKWAAYKINGEKTWGVQFHPEVYHTEQGTALLSNFLDICGMNRDWTPASFIESTVRELKEELGDDKVILALSGGVDSSVTAVLLNRAIGKNLTCVFVDHGLLRKNEFETVLDDYEHLGLNVIGVDAKQHFYKKLEGVTDPEEKRKIIGKGFIDVFEREAHKLKDIKWLAQGTIYPDIIESLSITGVTIKSHHNVGGLPEKMNLKLCEPLKLLFKDEVRKIGLELGMRPGLIHRHPFPGPGLGIRILGAITPEKVRIAQEADDIFISGLREYGLYDKVWQAGAILLPVQSVGVMGDERTYENTIALRSVTSTDAMTADWSRLPYEFLAKVSNEIINKVQGVNRVVFDISSKPPATIEWE, encoded by the coding sequence ATGCACGAGAAAATAATAATCCTTGATTTCGGATCACAGACTACACAGCTTATTGGAAGAAGAGTGAGAGATTTAAGTACATATTGCGAGATTGTACCATATAATAAATTCCCTTTTGAAGATGAAACCGTAAAGGGTGTAATCCTTTCCGGCAGTCCATTCTCAGTTAATGATCACGATGCTTTTAAGATAGATCTTAAAGATATCAGAGGTAAATATCCAGTACTGGGAATCTGCTACGGAGCGCAGTTAATGGTTAGTGAATCAGGAGGTGAGGTTTCTCAGCCCGATAGTCGTGAATATGGTCGTGCACACCTGAATATTTTCGAAAGTAATGATCCTCTATTCGCGAACCTATCACAAAACAGTGAAGTATGGATGTCTCACGGTGATACAATCGTAAATGCTCCTGAAAACTTCACTCTTACTGCATCAACTGAAGATGTAAAGTGGGCAGCTTACAAGATTAACGGAGAAAAAACATGGGGTGTGCAGTTTCATCCTGAAGTGTATCATACTGAACAGGGAACTGCTTTACTAAGTAATTTCCTTGATATTTGCGGTATGAATAGGGACTGGACTCCGGCTTCTTTTATTGAATCAACTGTAAGGGAGCTGAAAGAGGAGCTTGGTGACGATAAGGTAATACTTGCACTTTCTGGTGGTGTTGACTCTTCTGTCACTGCAGTATTATTGAACAGAGCTATTGGTAAAAACCTTACCTGCGTTTTTGTTGACCATGGCCTTTTACGCAAAAATGAATTTGAGACTGTTCTTGATGATTATGAGCATCTTGGATTAAACGTTATTGGTGTTGATGCTAAACAGCATTTCTATAAAAAGCTGGAAGGTGTTACTGATCCGGAAGAGAAGAGGAAGATCATAGGGAAAGGGTTTATTGATGTTTTCGAAAGGGAAGCGCATAAGCTTAAAGATATAAAATGGCTTGCACAGGGAACAATTTATCCTGATATTATCGAATCTCTTTCAATAACAGGGGTTACAATTAAAAGTCACCACAACGTTGGTGGTCTCCCGGAAAAGATGAATCTGAAACTTTGTGAACCACTTAAGTTGCTGTTTAAGGATGAGGTACGTAAGATTGGTTTGGAGTTGGGTATGCGACCAGGACTTATTCATCGTCACCCGTTCCCGGGACCTGGATTGGGTATCAGAATACTTGGTGCAATTACACCAGAAAAGGTTAGAATTGCTCAGGAGGCTGATGATATCTTTATCTCCGGACTTCGTGAATATGGGTTATACGATAAAGTGTGGCAGGCAGGTGCTATTTTACTGCCGGTGCAGTCAGTAGGTGTTATGGGTGACGAGCGCACTTATGAGAATACTATTGCTCTGCGTTCGGTTACTTCTACTGATGCTATGACTGCCGACTGGTCACGACTGCCTTACGAGTTTCTTGCAAAAGTATCCAATGAAATAATTAATAAGGTGCAAGGGGTTAACAGAGTAGTTTTTGATATCTCTTCAAAACCACCTGCAACAATAGAATGGGAGTAA
- a CDS encoding HD family phosphohydrolase, translating to MNSTPQKTSKKKVRIKTRVFVPLVFVIAILIITYIFPRQGSFNYTFTEGRPWQYGLLTAPFDFPIYKPADQLKIEQDSILQFYEPYFVINESVKVNALANFDADVNLDKRLSELPPEYKIYIRKRLNEIYDNGIMRSEDYDRITASRTGALRLKKGNVAESRSASTFFTIRSAYESVLNETPEGIYDNILKAANINEYIQENIIYDAETSEKAREEFVQQVDISRGMVQQGQRIIDQGEIVDSRTFNILSSLRQVSEERSGGAAKGTWRVIGQFILVLFMFLSFYMYLLYFRPSEYRNRKHVVFMLLLIFIFVALTALTVRFDLFSVYIIPYTILTILIRTFIDSRTALFASLVTIILSALMVPYSFEFVVLEISATMVSIFMLKELSERSQLIRSSFFILFTYSAVYVGLIMYNEGNVTDLEWVMFIYFLINFIFIMFSYSLVYLVEKSFGFISGVTLVELSNINKPLLKELSEKAPGTFQHSLQVSNLGMAAAAKLGANASLIRTGALYHDIGKMVNPAFFTENQTPGMNPHAGLPFEESARIIINHVKDGVKIAQKYNMPQQIIDFIETHHGTSMPKYFYISWKNANPGKEVNEASFRYPGPNPFTKETAIMMMADAVEASSRSLPEYTEKTLRELVDKIIDSQVNEGYLKLAPITFRDIQTVKNVFVDKLMTIYHSRIAYPELKVPEN from the coding sequence ATGAACTCTACACCCCAGAAGACATCTAAAAAGAAAGTCAGAATAAAAACCAGAGTATTCGTACCATTGGTTTTTGTAATTGCTATACTCATAATAACATATATATTCCCTCGTCAGGGAAGCTTCAACTATACATTTACTGAGGGCAGGCCATGGCAGTATGGCTTACTGACTGCACCTTTCGATTTTCCGATATATAAACCAGCTGATCAGTTAAAGATTGAGCAAGACAGCATACTGCAATTTTACGAACCCTATTTTGTAATCAACGAGAGCGTAAAAGTTAATGCACTTGCCAATTTTGATGCTGACGTGAATTTAGACAAACGCCTTTCAGAGCTTCCTCCCGAATATAAAATATATATTCGCAAAAGACTGAACGAGATCTACGATAATGGAATTATGCGCTCTGAGGATTACGACCGTATTACAGCATCCAGAACTGGAGCCCTGAGATTAAAAAAAGGAAATGTAGCTGAGTCGAGGAGCGCCAGTACTTTTTTCACAATACGCTCTGCCTATGAGAGTGTGCTTAATGAAACACCCGAGGGTATTTATGACAACATACTGAAAGCGGCCAATATAAATGAATATATTCAGGAGAATATAATCTACGATGCAGAAACATCCGAAAAAGCCAGAGAGGAGTTTGTTCAGCAGGTTGACATCAGCAGAGGTATGGTACAGCAGGGACAGAGGATTATTGATCAGGGGGAAATTGTAGACTCACGTACATTTAATATTCTCTCTTCATTAAGGCAGGTTTCAGAAGAAAGAAGCGGAGGTGCCGCCAAGGGCACATGGAGAGTAATAGGTCAGTTTATTCTTGTACTTTTCATGTTTCTATCTTTCTATATGTATCTGCTCTACTTCAGACCATCTGAGTACAGAAACAGGAAACATGTTGTTTTTATGCTATTGCTGATATTTATATTTGTAGCACTAACAGCATTGACTGTACGATTTGATCTTTTCAGTGTATATATTATACCATATACAATATTAACTATACTTATACGCACATTCATTGATTCCCGAACTGCACTTTTTGCAAGTTTAGTTACTATCATACTTAGTGCATTGATGGTACCCTACTCTTTTGAATTTGTTGTTCTTGAGATATCGGCTACAATGGTTTCTATATTTATGCTGAAGGAGCTGTCTGAGCGTTCTCAGCTAATAAGAAGCTCATTCTTCATACTATTTACGTACAGTGCTGTATATGTAGGACTAATCATGTACAACGAGGGTAATGTTACCGATCTGGAATGGGTTATGTTTATCTATTTCCTGATTAATTTCATATTTATAATGTTCTCCTATTCGTTGGTTTACCTGGTAGAAAAATCCTTCGGTTTTATTTCAGGAGTAACTCTCGTGGAGCTCTCAAATATAAACAAACCACTACTCAAAGAGCTTTCAGAAAAAGCACCCGGAACTTTCCAGCACTCGTTGCAGGTTTCAAACCTTGGTATGGCTGCAGCTGCAAAACTGGGTGCCAATGCATCTTTAATCAGAACAGGAGCATTGTATCATGATATTGGAAAGATGGTCAATCCTGCTTTCTTCACAGAAAACCAGACACCAGGTATGAATCCGCATGCAGGATTACCATTTGAAGAAAGTGCACGTATTATCATTAATCATGTAAAAGATGGTGTGAAGATTGCACAGAAATATAATATGCCTCAGCAGATTATTGATTTTATCGAGACGCACCATGGTACCAGCATGCCAAAATATTTTTACATATCCTGGAAAAATGCAAACCCGGGCAAAGAGGTTAATGAAGCATCATTCCGCTATCCCGGTCCAAATCCATTTACAAAAGAAACAGCTATTATGATGATGGCTGATGCAGTTGAAGCCTCATCAAGAAGTCTGCCTGAATATACCGAAAAGACTTTACGCGAGCTGGTAGATAAAATTATAGACTCACAGGTAAATGAGGGATATCTCAAGTTAGCTCCTATCACTTTCAGAGATATTCAGACAGTTAAGAATGTGTTTGTTGACAAGTTAATGACTATCTATCACTCAAGGATTGCATACCCTGAGCTTAAAGTTCCTGAGAACTAA